From a single Candidatus Methylarchaceae archaeon HK02M2 genomic region:
- a CDS encoding glycosyltransferase family 4 protein has product MLVGGLGIYAEYITRQFVELGHDVSVFTLNNIGIKTREIIKGVEVHRPMIADASNVFPLFVSEDLRRWGTHIKFFSDMFVYNILSATKFVNELIRKNGDNYDIICVHDWLSSITGLTIKNELKIPMVFHIHSTEWGRSGDGGSRIISHLENTTAQVADSNITVSYLMKEDLTRHGWDEKKIHVVWNGVDPERYNLENVNKEAGQKLRDKYNIKEDEQMILFIGRLAWVKGVRNLIQALPLILNEFPKTKLVVLGKGEEQKDVVELIERLGLNNSVICQFKFVPENERIIHYAAADVCAFPSVYEPFGIVSLEAMAMKKPVVVGARGIVGFKEQILSSGPDQNGIHVNGSDPVDIAWGIKEVLRDSNRAKKWGNNGRNRVLKYFTWKFAAEQTIKIYESLIV; this is encoded by the coding sequence TTGCTTGTTGGCGGGCTTGGAATCTATGCTGAATATATTACAAGACAATTTGTGGAGCTTGGACATGACGTCTCAGTTTTTACACTTAACAATATAGGCATTAAGACCAGAGAAATTATTAAGGGTGTTGAAGTTCATAGACCAATGATTGCAGATGCTTCGAACGTTTTTCCTTTGTTCGTTTCTGAAGATCTAAGAAGATGGGGGACTCATATTAAATTCTTTAGTGATATGTTTGTTTATAACATACTTTCCGCGACAAAGTTTGTAAATGAACTCATAAGGAAAAATGGAGATAATTATGATATTATATGTGTACATGATTGGTTAAGTAGTATAACCGGGTTGACAATTAAAAACGAGTTAAAAATCCCTATGGTTTTTCATATACATTCAACAGAATGGGGTAGAAGTGGTGATGGAGGTTCTCGTATAATTTCTCATCTTGAAAACACAACAGCACAAGTAGCAGATAGTAACATAACAGTTAGTTATCTAATGAAAGAAGATTTAACTCGTCATGGTTGGGATGAGAAAAAAATTCATGTTGTATGGAATGGTGTTGATCCTGAACGCTACAATCTTGAGAACGTGAATAAAGAAGCTGGTCAAAAACTTAGGGATAAGTATAATATAAAAGAAGATGAACAAATGATATTATTTATTGGAAGATTAGCATGGGTAAAAGGTGTTAGAAACCTCATCCAAGCCTTACCCTTAATTCTCAATGAATTTCCAAAAACAAAGTTAGTTGTTCTAGGAAAAGGAGAAGAACAAAAAGATGTTGTAGAATTAATCGAACGTTTAGGACTAAATAATAGTGTCATTTGTCAGTTTAAATTTGTACCTGAAAATGAGCGTATAATACATTACGCTGCTGCAGATGTATGTGCTTTTCCATCAGTCTATGAGCCTTTTGGGATTGTTAGCCTTGAAGCTATGGCTATGAAAAAACCAGTAGTTGTTGGAGCAAGGGGTATTGTTGGCTTTAAAGAACAGATTCTTTCTTCTGGCCCCGATCAAAATGGTATACATGTAAATGGCAGTGATCCTGTAGATATTGCGTGGGGTATTAAAGAGGTTCTAAGGGATTCTAATAGAGCAAAAAAATGGGGCAATAA